The window ttttacaaaaaaagaaaaatggcagcagTAATATATCTTACCTAAAGTGGGTACTTAAGCCTGATTACTTATAACTTGTTATATTAGAATTATGTTCATTTCTGCGctttaaacaaacaacaagcaaaaaaaagagatctccttctaaaaatatctttattagaTCAAGAACGAAGTCAAATCACACAAGACAGGAATTTTGCTGTGGGTTAAAAAAAGCTCATCGTTAAGCCCTATCTGCCAATGAGAGCTCTCCGATTTCAGGAATCAGTTATATAACCCAAATAGATCCGGTGACTATATGAAATTAGTGGAACAGAGTCTGTCTGAGATTTGCTACTCTGCCAaagaaagtagaaaaaaatgttctttcaaGTCAATCAGGCAAGCAAACTTCCACATGCACTCGCATATCAGGGCCAAGCACGGGTTTACAGCCGCTGCCGATTAGACACGATTGAGCGCCTCTCCGTATCCAGCCAACACATCACTCTCTTCCAGGCTGCGCTTCTTGCCCGGCGTACCCGCTCCTACATTGGTGCGTGGATATGTCTGCAGTTTGTGCAGCTCCTGGGACAGTTTCCCCAGCACACAAGTGCTGAGGCTGGAGCAGCGCTTGGACACGGGTCTACCCAAGCTGTGAGGAAACAGACCACATGCAGAGAAACTCATAGACACGTAGAACATGCAAGAGCATTCACAGGATAGACATGATGACAGGATGCATGTTGACATGCTCCCTCGCAAGGCTGTCGTTATAGTCTCAAATCATGCTTCACTAATTCTGCTGCATTTGCCATGTCTTTACTTGAGCATATCATGCAGGCATTTCCTCTCCTGTTTTCAGATCATGCTTCAGTCCATGCCGTTTGATATACTCGTTTCCATGCATTAAGAGCAAACAGGCATTTACAAACAGTCAATTTCTCATAAATCTAATGAGTAAATAAAGTTTCATGCAGAGAATAAACTGGCAGAGGACTCTGCAGATTTAATCGAAAAATGAACCCCCATATCTGTACAGAAATGCATCACATACCTGTCATATACAACAAGTACAAGTACACCTGACATTAAGGAGGCATTGCTCTCATGTTGGAAGAATTTCAGCCTTACTTTCTTAAATATGAGAGAAACAAATCAGTGCACGCTCGCTAAACTTTTCAACAGATTGAGTTTTGCGAATCGGAAAGCAGATACAATGGGATTTGTACCTGTTTTCCTCAGTCGACTGTTGCTCCATGTCCTCCGCGGTCATCTGCATGAATTCTTTGATGATTGCGTGCAGCAATCTTCTCGCTTCGTAGTCGGTAAGCGTAGTTCGATCTGGTGATGATTCCAGTGCAGGCCTGTAGTGCAGCGATTATCATGTCTTTAGAGGGCTACGCAAACGGTTTGTGTGGggtatccttttttttttttgcatgataaaAGCACTTTTTGCTTGCTACATCAAATCCTAAACATAATCAAAACAATCTGCTAAGAGTATGGCACTTAAAAGCTGTCCAGTTGCCAAGTTAAGATTTATCACCCGATCAATACTGTCGTAAGCAGAGTGGGTTTGGCTGGGATTCATCTGATGTAATCAGAAGACTGATAGTCCATGATGCCGCAACCTCTAATGAAAACATATGCTCTCTTGCCTCCGTCTGAACGATTTTACCAAAGCACCAATTTCACTTACAGATATTTGTAGTTAATATAAGGAATTATCACTGGGAAAAACACTGCCCTTTGAGAATTTATCAGCATGACAATGTAATTACTATAAAACCTCACCTGGCAGGAGTTGCATTAGAGCTGTACATCTGGCAAATAATCAGAGCGTAGGCAACAAGGAAAGCGGAGATCTTCAACATAACCATGGTCCCCTGTGGTAAAACATTCAGAACAACAGACCGGAAAAATTTACAAATTTGGTCAAGCCGATACTTCTGAAAGagtcaaaaatgcatttccctcttcttttttttatccccCTCAATCTCTCTCCTGCTTTACAATGTCATTTGCACACCATTTGAATGagcttaaaaactaaaataatatttgaaaagtcTTCTCCTTTTGGCTGATCTATGTGGTTGGTGCAGACGTCTCCTACTGTCAGGCGCTATGCTATAACTGCAGCATTAAAGATATTAGTCTTGTGATTTCCCTTCCAGCCGGACCCTGTGCATTAGTGTAATGAGCTGCTGTCTCTGCACCCACAGCCAGGTCTAAGGAGCCGTCCAATTctccttgaaaaaaaaacagcgtgcATGCCTTTCTGTGCTGAAGAGTAATGTATATACCATTAAGCGCtctctaacattttatttactttatttacacatGTCTGTAGTACAGTATATTCGGAATTATAAAAAAGCATGGTTCATCTAGTACGTGTAAAGATATAAATAGTTGTTACTTACCTTGAGATGTTCGGCTTCGTGCAATAGATATAGAAAAGAGTTGTCCCAAAATAGAGGGGATATTTCAAATTGATGAAATTTTGAGTCTGTTGCATTAAGCTACAATACACCTGCCTATATACCCACCATGTGGGTCTCACTATTGACAGTGTGGGTGTTTAATGATTCTCCGACAGCCAACCAGAGCTCACTGCTCCCTCATCCAGCCAATCAGGATGTCCTCGGGCTTCTGGAAAAAAACGATAAAGAGTGTGTCACACCAATGACGTCATTCTTCAATCACAAACTGCTCCATTCACAAAAAATTTACCAGCGATCAGCAAAATTCAATAtcgtttggaaaaaaaattgtaagtaAACTATTTAAAGAAAGTCAGCGATCTGTTTTTCCACTGTGATGATTCTTAGTGCCAATCTGATACAAAACTATTGACTgtgatctgtctgtctgtcatttcgCCTCTGCTCATGTGATATGACAGAGTTTGTATGATACGTATTTTTCTTCTTAgagttttaattgaatttcttttaaaatgataagaACTTTAAAAATCCTTGAGTGAAGCATACACAATTGTTGTGGCTACGAGAAAAAGGCACAAGGCTTATGTCTGGCATTTTGGTAAATCCATTTGAAATTGCTTGCAAGACAAATGCTGATGGCGGAAAAACAAACTCAGACACCCTTATACTGTGTATCCTGTAATAATGTGTTTGATCAATTGCAACATTGCTCTTGTCCTTATTTGGGTTTCCGTGGGGATGTGACCCTCTGTCAGAATCAAAGAGGTTACGACCGTAACAAGCCTTCTATCTCAGTCCCAATTACAGAACTCTTTGTCTCGCGGCATCATCTGACTCCTCTTCTTTATTGGCAAAGGCCTAATAAACCATTTCCACTAAGAGACAGTGTTTGCGTCACATAGGAACCCCATTAGTCTGGATGAGCCTTTTAGTGCTATCGAACCCAAAGCCTCGCCAATGACGGAATCAGTAAATCTGGGCGACGTGACAGGACCAGGGACCCCCGCTACGGACGCGTACTACACTTGCACGCGTGATGAACTCCTCCTGACTAATGAAGGGTCATTTCCGCTAGAGGAACACTTTGCTGAGACTTACCATGTCCATAGATCAGCGAGTAAGCAAACAAAGTAATCCTGCAAGTTTCCCTTTCCTGCGTCAAACTTTAAAGTCGATACTGTAACCTTTCAAATTTGGTCATGCTTTAACATCACTCACTCCACCCGGCCTTCTGTAAGATATTTCAGAAGACAGATAATCATTTCGTTTCGAGGCAGATGATGTCCTTTTGGATTGCGTTTGTTCATGGGCGGCCTTCGCCTATGACGAGCTTTGTGAGTTCATCTGAGGAACGGCATCGCTGTTATCCTGGTGCAGAAGTCATCCGACAAAGCTTTTCTGGACTGCGCGGCTGTTTAAACACCTGCAGACGGAAGCTAACAGGGATTTGTGTGATTTGTAATGACTCTGAGAGGAAAACTAAACACAATCCATAACCCTCTCTGAGACAAAGAGTAGCACTAAATGGTCAGCGAGGAGCCAGCACAGTTCATCCTTAGACATTAAGGAAATGAGATTTAATCTCTCAGTGTTGCTCATCAATCAACCCTCTTGAGTGAGTTAGTTCATCATAATCTCGTCTGTGTGCTTTTCTGATCACACACCATCCTTTTTTTTAGACTACATTAACAACCAATGGCATCATCTGACTGGGATTGGCACGCCACCAATTCACCAAGGACTAACAAAAAGAATGACTGAGACACCTCTGATGGGTCTGAGCTGGACCCATTCAAAACTGCTTACTGCTTGTG is drawn from Puntigrus tetrazona isolate hp1 chromosome 7, ASM1883169v1, whole genome shotgun sequence and contains these coding sequences:
- the LOC122349640 gene encoding calcitonin gene-related peptide-like isoform X2, encoding MVMLKISAFLVAYALIICQMYSSNATPARPALESSPDRTTLTDYEARRLLHAIIKEFMQMTAEDMEQQSTEENSVTTQKRACNTATCVTHRLADFLSRSGGIGSSKFVPTNVGSQAFGRRRRLSQE
- the LOC122349640 gene encoding calcitonin-1-like isoform X1, with the protein product MVMLKISAFLVAYALIICQMYSSNATPARPALESSPDRTTLTDYEARRLLHAIIKEFMQMTAEDMEQQSTEENSLGRPVSKRCSSLSTCVLGKLSQELHKLQTYPRTNVGAGTPGKKRSLEESDVLAGYGEALNRV